In Leptodactylus fuscus isolate aLepFus1 chromosome 2, aLepFus1.hap2, whole genome shotgun sequence, one genomic interval encodes:
- the RBBP7 gene encoding histone-binding protein RBBP7 encodes MANKEMFEDTVEERVINEEYKIWKKNTPFLYDLVMTHALEWPSLTVQWLPDVTRPEGKDYALHWLVLGTHTSDEQNHLVVARVQIPNDDAQFDASHYDSEKGEFGGFGSVSGKIETEIKINHEGEVNRARYMPQNPCIIATKTPSSDVLVFDYTKHPSKPDPSGECNPDLRLRGHQKEGYGLSWNSNLSGHLLSASDDHTVCLWDISAGPKEGKVIDAKAIFTGHSAVVEDVAWHLLHESLFGSVADDQKLMIWDTRSNTTSKPSHSVDAHTAEVNCLSFNPYSEFILATGSADKTVALWDLRNLKLKLHSFESHKDEIFQVHWSPHNETILASSGTDRRLNVWDLSKIGEEQSAEDAEDGPPELLFIHGGHTAKISDFSWNPNEPWVICSVSEDNIMQIWQMAENIYNDEEPDIQPSELEAQGS; translated from the exons TGTTTGAAGATACGGTGGAAGAAAGGGTCATCAATGAGGAGTACAAAATCTGGAAGAAAAATACTCCATTCCTCTATGACTTGGTAATGACACATGCCCTGGAGTGGCCAAGTCTTACAGTACAATGGCTTCCTGATGTAACTAG GCCTGAAGGTAAAGATTATGCCTTACATTGGCTGGTGCTTGGCACTCACACTTCAGATGAGCAGAATCACCTAGTCGTAGCTAGGGTTCAGATCCCAAATGATGATGCCCAGTTTGATGCTTCTCACTATGACAGTGAGAAAGGAG AATTCGGTGGGTTTGGTTCTGTAAGTGGGAAAATTGAAACTGAAATTAAAATTAACCACGAAGGTGAAGTGAATCGGGCCAGGTACATGCCGCAGAATCCCTGTATTATTGCCACAAAAACTCCGTCATCTGATGTGCTAGTATTTGATTATACTAAGCACCCATCTAAACCTG ACCCCAGTGGAGAATGTAATCCTGATCTTAGGTTGAGAGGTCATCAGAAAGAGGGTTATGGCCTGTCTTGGAATTCTAACCTGAGTGGACACCTGCTAAGTGCATCAGATGATCAT ACTGTTTGCTTGTGGGACATAAGTGCTGGACCCAAAGAAGGAAAAGTAATTGATGCTAAAGCGATCTTCACCGGCCATTCAGCAGTCGTAGAGGATGTGGCATGGCATCTATTACATGAGTCTTTGTTTGGCTCAGTTGCTGATGATCAAAAACTTATGAT ATGGGACACTCGATCAAACACAACATCTAAGCCAAGTCATTCGGTGGATGCTCACACTGCTGAAGTTAACTGCTTGTCCTTCAATCCATATAGTGAATTTATCTTGGCTACTGGATCTGCTGATAAG ACTGTTGCACTGTGGGATCTCCGAAATCTAAAACTTAAACTTCATTCGTTTGAATCTCATAAAGATGAGATATTTCAG GTTCACTGGTCTCCTCATAATGAAACAATCCTAGCTTCAAGTGGTACAGATCGCAGACTTAATGTTTGGGATTTGAG taaAATTGGTGAGGAACAATCAGCAGAAGATGCTGAGGATGGACCCCCTGAGCTATTG TTTATCCATGGAGGCCACACAGCAAAGATATCAGATTTCAGCTGGAACCCGAATGAGCCTTGGGTTATCTGTTCAGTGTCTGAAGACAACATTATGCAGATTTGGCAAATG GCTGAAAATATTTATAATGATGAAGAACCAGACATACAACCATCTGAATTGGAAGCACAAGGATCTTAG